In Erigeron canadensis isolate Cc75 chromosome 1, C_canadensis_v1, whole genome shotgun sequence, a single window of DNA contains:
- the LOC122595559 gene encoding norbelladine synthase-like: MFGTLSEETQVKVPVSKAWALYGSLELGKIASGKILECVDLVEGNGGVGTILKLTLKPGLGFVHCKEKFTKIDNKNKIKEIEAVEGGYLDLGFDLYRFRIEIKEIPTDVTSSRVKCTIEYEVKEEFAANASFVTAESMTTLMSFANEHLLQSN; the protein is encoded by the exons ATGTTCGGAACATTATCAGAAGAGACACAAGTGAAGGTGCCTGTTAGCAAAGCTTGGGCACTCTACGGCAGCCTCGAGCTTGGAAAGATCGCTTCAGGAAAAATCCTAGAGTGTGTTGATCTCGTTGAAGGAAATGGTGGCGTCGGTACCATCCTTAAGCTCACCTTAAAGCCCG GTTTAGGCTTTGTGCATTGCAAAGAAAAGTTTACAAAGATTGATAACAAGAATAAGATCAAGGAAATTGAAGCAGTGGAAGGGGGATATCTTGATCTAGGATTTGATCTATATAGGTTCAGGATCGAGATCAAAGAGATTCCAACTGATGTCACGTCGTCTAGAGTCAAATGTACGATTGAATATGAAGTCAAGGAAGAGTTTGCTGCTAATGCTTCTTTTGTGACAGCTGAATCTATGACTACCCTTATGAGCTTCGCAAATGAGCATCTTTTGCAATCTAATTAG